In Litorilinea aerophila, the genomic stretch TCCCCAGGTTGAGGAAGACCAGGGGATAGGTGAGGGCCATGCCGGCAGCCAGGAGGGCCAGGGTGGTGATGTATCCCAAGCGCTCGGCAAAGGCCGCACAGAGGAAGCGCCCGGCGGTCAAGGCCAGGTAGAAGAGGGAAATGAAGGAGACGGCGAAGAGGGCGGATGGGTTGCCCTGCTCCTGGGCCATGAGGGCGATCCAGCCCAGGAGACTATAGGCGACGCCATTGTAGATGAAAGCGATCAGGAAAAGGGCCACGAAGGAGCGCTGGCGCAGCATACCCAGATCCAGCTTCTGGGAGGCGGCCGATCTGGCCTCCGGTTTTGCTGCCCGGTAGAGGCCGTAGGCGCTGACGGCGTAGATCAGCCAGATCAGCCCTGTGCCGGCCAGGCTCCAACGCCAGGAAAGGCCCTGATCCAGGAGATAGCCGATGGCCAATGGGGAAAGGGCTGCGCCCCCGCCATAGACGCCGTGCAGAATATTGAGCGCGCGCGCCTGGGCCTGGAGATTGGCATCGGCGATCATGGCGTTGATGCCTGTGGACAGGGCTCCCTGGGCCCCGTTGGCCAGGAGAAATCCCAGCAACAAAAGCAACCAGGGCCTGGACGCGGCGGTCAGGCCTAACGCCCCGGCCAGCAGAAGCGCGGCCAGCCAGACCAGGCGCGGCCGGCCCAACAGGTCCGAACCGATGCCGGCCAGCACGTTGCCCAGGATGCCACCCAAGGCCCGGGCCGGGAAAATGAGCCCGATGGCAGCCAGGGTCAGGCCGGCTGCGCCAAATTCGGCGGTG encodes the following:
- a CDS encoding MFS transporter translates to MERQQTLLGLVGYLFIGTAAVLIPSVMPAITAEFGAAGLTLAAIGLIFPARALGGILGNVLAGIGSDLLGRPRLVWLAALLLAGALGLTAASRPWLLLLLGFLLANGAQGALSTGINAMIADANLQAQARALNILHGVYGGGAALSPLAIGYLLDQGLSWRWSLAGTGLIWLIYAVSAYGLYRAAKPEARSAASQKLDLGMLRQRSFVALFLIAFIYNGVAYSLLGWIALMAQEQGNPSALFAVSFISLFYLALTAGRFLCAAFAERLGYITTLALLAAGMALTYPLVFLNLGTLWMATGVFCSGLSLSGLFPTALAYGSRLYPAQTGTMTGTLNVAMTLGAMVPPLWTGVVAQQAGFPVALGLNYLLVLPLGFLVWDLARQQRAGGASRPPVTQA